The genomic region GGCTTCCGGTCGCCATCATGGAGGCCATGGCGCTACGCCGTCCGGTCATCTCTACCTTTATCGCCGGAATCCCAGAGCTCGTTATCCCGGGGGTGACCGGTTGGCTTGTTCCCGCGGGCGACGTGGACGCGCTGGTCGACGCCATGCGGGAGCTTCTGAACTCCGATCCGGCTCGCCTCGCCGAGATGGGCGAAGCCGCACACCGCCGGGTGTTCGAGCGTCACACCATGGAGCGCGAGGCAGCGAAGCTCGAGGCTCTTTTGCTGGAGAGGCATGCATGACGACAGCGCTTTCAACAGTCTTGCTGGTCGCCGGTTTTTTGCTTCTTACAATGATTCTATTGCTTGCGCTTGAGGTTATTGCCGCCTCTATGGCGGGAGAAGAGCCACTGGCGCCAGCCGAGATTTCCCCTCACGCTCCTCGGATTGCTGTCCTTGTCCCAGCGCATGACGAGGGACGGAGGATCGTCCCGCTTTTGTCGGACCTGCGGGTCAGTTGCCCGGCCTCCGCCCGGGTGCTCGTGGTCGCCGACAACTGCACGGACGATACCGCCGCGATCGCGCGCGCCGAGGGGGCAGAGGTCATCGAACGCCACGACCCCGGACAACGGGGTAAGGGATTTGCGCTGGCTTTTGGCGTTGCCCATCTCGCGCTCACCCCGCCCGACATCGTCGTGATCATCGACGCAGATTGCCGCGTCAGGCCGGGAACGGTAGCGATGCTTGCAACGATCTGCGCGGGAACCAACCGCCCTGTCCAGTCAGTCGACAGTATGATCGGAGAGGATCCGACTTCGGCATCACAGCGGGTGGCAGAGTTTGCCTGGCACCTGAATACCTACGTGAGGTCGCTCGGTCTTGCGCGCTGTGGCTGGCCTGTGCGCCTCATGGGAACCGGCATGGCCATCCCCTGGACAGCGCTGAAAGAGATTGATCTCGCGACCGGGAACGTGGTCGAGGATCTGTCCCTCAGCCTGGACCTGACCGAGCTTGGCTATCCGCCGCTGTTCTGTCGCTCGGCGGTGGTCGAGAGCGCGTTTCCGAGTTCGGTGCAGGGCATGCGCACCCAGCGGCAGCGCTGGGAGCTGGGAGCACTGCGCACAGCGATGCAGGAAGGACCGATCCGTCTGTGGCGGGCGGCGCGTCGGCGTGATCTGGGTCTCTTCGTGCTATCGCTTGACCTTATGATCCCGCCACTCGTTCTCCTGGTCTCCGCCACTGCTGCGCTGGCCTGCGCGGGGCTGGTCCTTGGCTTGTTCTGGGCCAGGTGGTGGTCCGCCATTGTGCCGGCCGCTGGAATGGCCCTGCTCGCGGCCATACTCGTCCTGGCCTACTTTCGCTTTGGCCGTGGCACGCTGCGTCTGAGAGACCTGGGAGGACTGCTTTCTTTTGCGCTCGACAAGGTGGCAATCTACCGCACGGGTTTTGGTTCCATTCAGACCTGGGTCCGCACAGACCGGTCGTAAACGCAGTGCCGTCGTGACCGCCTGGAAATTGCCTGTCGAGATCCTTTGCAGGCAAAGGATCTCCGGCAATGCGTGCAGGCTGCGTGTCTGCCGCACCCCGCGCGCCAGACACGCCGAGATGAGACTGATCCGCTTCGCTTCCGATGGGACGCCGCGCTCGCGCGGCTTCACCTGCCGCACCGGGACCAACCCAAGGCTGTCCGTATCGGGCGTTTCGACCATCCCCGTCATGCTTCAGCCGCTCACGTCCGTCTGGCGACCGTAGGCCACTCGGGCTGATTGGAGCCCCCCTGGTATTGCTTGTCCTGACGTATCGGCTTTTCGGGAGGTTCCGCCTGGCTCGTCATCAAATTCGATACGCCACTTGATCCAGACCGTCGCCACTCGGATTTCCACATGGCTCTCTCGCAAACTGCCACCACATTCGCGACGTCACTTGTCCGAACGGTGTCTCGACAAAGCCGGCCACCTC from Rhodovastum atsumiense harbors:
- a CDS encoding glycosyltransferase family 2 protein; its protein translation is MTTALSTVLLVAGFLLLTMILLLALEVIAASMAGEEPLAPAEISPHAPRIAVLVPAHDEGRRIVPLLSDLRVSCPASARVLVVADNCTDDTAAIARAEGAEVIERHDPGQRGKGFALAFGVAHLALTPPDIVVIIDADCRVRPGTVAMLATICAGTNRPVQSVDSMIGEDPTSASQRVAEFAWHLNTYVRSLGLARCGWPVRLMGTGMAIPWTALKEIDLATGNVVEDLSLSLDLTELGYPPLFCRSAVVESAFPSSVQGMRTQRQRWELGALRTAMQEGPIRLWRAARRRDLGLFVLSLDLMIPPLVLLVSATAALACAGLVLGLFWARWWSAIVPAAGMALLAAILVLAYFRFGRGTLRLRDLGGLLSFALDKVAIYRTGFGSIQTWVRTDRS